A DNA window from Aureibaculum sp. 2308TA14-22 contains the following coding sequences:
- a CDS encoding TolC family protein, with the protein MNIKILYGIILLISLPITAQQLLTKQEAISVALDNNYGIKIADNNLKIAENNKSIYNSGYLPTLSGNAGATYNLDKTSATFTDGRITNLSSAESSRYNAALNLNYVLFDGLGRYYDYQSLKEQYNLSELQARQTIENTVLQLFSVYYNVAKLTENYHLLQQSLDISKDRLERVQYQFEYGQNNKLAVLNAEVDVNNDSINLLNNKQLLINAKRDLYVVLGKDETPNFTVDTLVNFSLAPNKEVLFEKVKTNNVVLQQLEKNITISEFQIKANKSGYLPTLGLNGTYGWNKNNNNAASFLTTSTNTGLSGSLSLSWNVFDGGRTKTLVNNAKINLENQQLIKQETELDITRTFNNAYEDYLNKLFILQTQEKNVQTNTNNFNRTQERFKLGQVTSIEFRQAQLNLINAKNAKNSAKYDAKLAELQVLQLSGDLLDTAF; encoded by the coding sequence ATGAACATTAAAATTTTATACGGCATAATATTATTAATTTCTTTGCCAATTACCGCACAACAATTGTTAACAAAACAAGAAGCCATAAGTGTAGCTCTTGATAATAATTATGGAATTAAAATAGCAGATAACAATTTAAAGATAGCCGAAAACAATAAGAGTATCTATAACTCAGGATATTTACCAACTTTAAGTGGAAATGCCGGGGCTACTTATAATTTGGATAAGACTTCAGCTACCTTTACCGACGGAAGGATTACAAACTTAAGCAGTGCTGAAAGTAGTAGATACAATGCTGCACTAAACTTAAATTATGTACTGTTTGACGGTTTAGGAAGGTATTATGATTATCAAAGTCTAAAAGAACAATACAACCTGTCGGAATTACAAGCTAGGCAAACCATTGAAAATACTGTTTTACAGTTATTTTCGGTGTATTATAATGTGGCAAAATTGACCGAAAACTATCATTTATTGCAGCAAAGCCTTGATATTTCTAAGGATAGGCTAGAGCGTGTACAATACCAGTTTGAATACGGACAAAACAACAAGTTAGCAGTGTTAAATGCTGAAGTTGATGTGAATAACGATAGTATTAATTTATTGAACAACAAACAACTGCTAATCAATGCCAAGCGTGATTTATATGTAGTATTGGGTAAAGATGAAACACCAAATTTTACCGTAGATACACTCGTCAATTTTTCCCTTGCCCCTAATAAGGAAGTATTGTTCGAAAAAGTTAAAACCAATAATGTAGTGTTACAACAATTGGAGAAAAATATTACCATTAGTGAATTTCAAATTAAAGCCAATAAATCTGGCTATTTGCCAACTTTGGGTTTAAACGGAACTTATGGGTGGAACAAAAACAACAACAATGCGGCATCATTTTTAACAACCTCTACCAATACAGGGTTGTCAGGTAGTTTAAGTCTTTCATGGAATGTTTTTGATGGGGGAAGAACAAAAACATTAGTAAATAATGCCAAAATAAATCTTGAAAACCAACAATTAATTAAGCAAGAAACAGAGCTTGATATTACCAGAACTTTTAATAATGCCTATGAAGACTATTTGAACAAACTATTTATATTACAAACACAGGAAAAAAACGTACAAACCAATACCAATAACTTTAACAGAACCCAAGAACGTTTTAAACTAGGGCAAGTAACCTCCATAGAATTTAGGCAAGCACAATTGAATCTTATCAATGCCAAAAATGCTAAAAATAGTGCGAAATATGATGCTAAATTGGCTGAGTTGCAAGTATTACAATTGAGTGGTGATTTGTTAGATACCGCTTTTTGA
- a CDS encoding CPXCG motif-containing cysteine-rich protein, with the protein MLEHFFQCPCCWEEISILLDNSISNTTYIEDCEVCCRPIEINISFDFEQNLENFSAVYIEQ; encoded by the coding sequence ATGCTAGAACACTTTTTTCAATGCCCTTGCTGTTGGGAAGAAATATCAATACTATTAGATAATTCAATCTCAAATACAACTTATATTGAAGATTGCGAAGTGTGCTGCCGACCAATCGAAATCAACATAAGTTTTGATTTCGAACAAAATTTAGAAAATTTTTCAGCAGTGTATATTGAGCAATAA
- a CDS encoding sterol desaturase family protein, with amino-acid sequence MEILQTLFDEIIGFLGISQAWDILQTGDYSAFKTYDGIVSLVYPIIPLLLILEFILGMVYKKPQTKVYKVNFLIYVFNRFVGRFIAIAMVTLCIGLFQKYAPFQTSLTWYWFIYGYIIWEFAHFIYHYLGHKVRLFWCLHSTHHAPENMNLSVTHAHFFLEAPYADTIRTTICILLGIQPELLFLIMFVDGTYGAFIHIGENLLKDGRLGFLNKIILTPSHHRVHHARNPLYMDTNFCNLLNIWDKVFGTFQDEDKSIDIEYGITRQMDSGNFFDVYFGEIVALFKDVFKAPGLKNKLLYIIMPPGWHHEGQHNTARIVRGNYLKEYKGNN; translated from the coding sequence ATGGAAATACTTCAAACACTATTTGACGAAATTATTGGCTTTTTGGGTATTAGTCAAGCTTGGGATATTTTGCAAACAGGAGATTATAGTGCATTTAAAACCTATGACGGAATTGTTTCTTTGGTTTACCCAATTATACCGCTATTGCTTATTTTAGAGTTCATCTTGGGCATGGTTTATAAAAAACCACAGACAAAGGTGTATAAGGTTAATTTTTTGATTTATGTTTTTAACCGTTTTGTAGGTAGGTTCATAGCCATTGCAATGGTAACCTTATGTATTGGACTTTTTCAAAAATATGCCCCTTTTCAAACAAGTCTTACTTGGTATTGGTTTATATATGGTTATATAATTTGGGAGTTTGCCCATTTTATATATCATTATTTAGGGCATAAAGTACGACTTTTTTGGTGTTTGCATTCTACACATCATGCACCTGAAAATATGAATCTTTCTGTTACACATGCCCACTTTTTTTTAGAAGCACCTTACGCGGACACCATCAGAACTACCATTTGTATCCTGTTGGGCATTCAACCAGAATTGTTGTTTTTAATTATGTTTGTTGATGGTACGTACGGTGCTTTTATTCATATTGGTGAAAATTTGCTGAAAGATGGAAGGCTCGGTTTTTTAAACAAAATTATACTAACACCTTCACATCATAGGGTGCACCATGCAAGGAATCCGTTGTATATGGATACCAATTTTTGTAATTTACTGAATATATGGGATAAAGTTTTTGGTACGTTTCAGGATGAAGATAAAAGCATTGATATTGAATATGGTATTACCCGCCAAATGGACTCAGGCAATTTCTTCGATGTTTATTTTGGCGAAATTGTTGCATTGTTCAAAGATGTTTTTAAAGCACCGGGACTGAAAAACAAGTTGCTTTATATAATTATGCCTCCTGGTTGGCATCACGAAGGTCAGCATAATACCGCTAGGATTGTAAGAGGTAATTATTTAAAAGAATATAAGGGTAATAATTAG
- a CDS encoding endonuclease/exonuclease/phosphatase family protein — protein MKQKTLILLVLLFTVTFGWSQSQIDSTKIVRVLSFNILHGANTNGEFNLDVIANAIIEANPDFVALQEVDNKTNRAKKYDLVTELGWRTKMSPIFGKAMEYDGGEYGEGVLSKTTFLSTRNVPLPFYDDHEPRAALEITTVLKSKDTVSFIGTHLDHLKDEKDRLAQVKKINEVFSKNSYPTILAGDLNAEPNSTPINILEEIWTASYDKNNIKNTYPSDKPIKKIDYIMFYPKNRWRVLETKVIQDTVASDHCAYLVTLELLNE, from the coding sequence ATGAAACAGAAAACCTTAATTTTATTAGTCTTACTATTTACAGTAACATTTGGCTGGTCACAATCCCAAATTGACAGCACAAAAATTGTCCGTGTCCTGTCATTTAATATCTTACATGGAGCCAACACAAATGGTGAATTTAATTTAGATGTAATCGCCAATGCCATCATAGAGGCAAATCCCGACTTTGTGGCGTTGCAAGAAGTGGATAATAAAACAAATAGGGCAAAAAAATACGATTTAGTTACAGAATTAGGTTGGAGAACAAAAATGAGTCCCATATTTGGTAAAGCAATGGAATATGATGGTGGCGAATATGGTGAAGGAGTGTTGTCTAAAACTACGTTTTTAAGTACTAGAAATGTGCCTTTGCCTTTTTATGACGATCATGAACCTAGGGCTGCGTTAGAAATAACAACTGTACTCAAATCAAAAGATACTGTTTCGTTTATTGGCACACATTTAGATCATTTAAAAGACGAAAAAGATCGTTTGGCACAGGTCAAAAAAATAAATGAAGTGTTTTCTAAAAATAGCTATCCAACCATTTTGGCTGGAGATTTAAATGCTGAACCCAATAGTACACCAATAAATATTCTCGAAGAAATATGGACTGCCTCATATGATAAAAATAATATTAAGAATACCTATCCGTCTGATAAACCAATAAAAAAGATAGATTATATAATGTTTTATCCCAAAAACAGATGGCGTGTGTTAGAGACAAAAGTAATTCAAGATACCGTGGCTTCAGATCATTGTGCGTATTTGGTTACGTTAGAATTATTGAATGAATAA
- a CDS encoding DUF2911 domain-containing protein — protein sequence MKKTIFTFILIIIFFYVNAQDSDYPYPSLSPNGTISQTVGNTVITIDYERPSVRKRQIFGHLVPWNKVWRTGAGKCTRISFDKSVIVGGQKIEAGSYSLFTIPNQKEWTIILNSDTSLYGSYDYDAKKDVARFIVIPNESDRFYEALNFDIEILPNDAKIFFSWANIQFSFDVKTTTDSEIEELIETDLLTKKSKDSRIYAGASEYLLFQDRNFSDALKLAGFAIELDKNNGWARSLRIKIYEKLKLYDEALAEVDIFIKHIQSRKYDNEKEKENIMRELRSDHVRISNLMK from the coding sequence ATGAAAAAAACCATTTTTACTTTTATTTTAATAATAATATTTTTTTATGTTAATGCCCAAGATAGTGATTACCCTTATCCATCATTAAGCCCAAATGGTACTATTTCTCAAACAGTAGGAAATACAGTTATTACTATTGATTATGAAAGACCATCAGTCAGAAAGAGGCAAATTTTTGGTCATTTAGTTCCTTGGAATAAAGTTTGGAGGACTGGAGCAGGAAAATGCACTAGAATAAGTTTTGATAAAAGTGTAATCGTTGGAGGACAAAAAATTGAAGCGGGAAGTTATTCACTTTTTACAATACCAAACCAGAAAGAATGGACAATAATCTTAAATTCAGACACATCACTATATGGAAGTTATGATTATGATGCTAAAAAAGATGTAGCTCGATTTATTGTAATCCCCAATGAATCAGATCGATTTTATGAAGCATTGAATTTCGATATAGAAATTTTACCAAATGATGCAAAAATTTTCTTTTCGTGGGCAAATATTCAATTTAGTTTTGATGTAAAAACAACTACTGATAGTGAAATAGAAGAGCTTATCGAAACGGATTTACTTACCAAAAAGAGCAAAGACTCGCGTATTTACGCAGGTGCTTCTGAATATTTACTCTTTCAAGATCGTAATTTCTCAGACGCCTTAAAATTGGCTGGTTTTGCCATTGAATTAGACAAAAATAATGGTTGGGCCAGAAGCTTAAGAATTAAAATTTATGAAAAATTGAAATTATATGATGAAGCACTTGCTGAGGTTGACATATTTATCAAGCACATTCAATCCAGAAAGTATGATAATGAAAAGGAGAAGGAAAATATAATGAGAGAGTTAAGATCCGATCACGTAAGAATAAGTAACTTGATGAAATAA